The following proteins are encoded in a genomic region of Synechococcus sp. ROS8604:
- a CDS encoding MFS transporter, whose product MLEEQGNGSKPPSRARVLIAGLIGNVMEWYDFALYGYFATVIGQQFFPSANPTASLIGAFGAFAAGFIVRPLGGIVYGRIGDLVGRRRALTLSVIAMAIPTVGMAFLPTHAQIGIAAPIAVVLLRLLQGISAGGEYTTSIIFLAESAPDRQRGFFCIWGLWGSVLGMLMGSAFGDLLTRTLTQTQLGDWGWRVAFALGSVVALTGVIIRQGVEEDNTSNKTKTPLSSTLGAHRTAFFRVLALNIASSVGFYAVYVYLVTYVEDVDGIADGVALSLNTDVMAVLLLLYPITAWLSDRIGRRPMLMGGAALLCIGALPFLQLIHSQDPQSIVRGELGFTLALAVVDGGKGPANVELMPAEVRCTGTALAYNLAEGWFGGTTPLIAAVLIARASGNPIYLAIWVALSGLCTFMTAAFFTRETAFKPLLKQAQPQQC is encoded by the coding sequence ATGCTGGAAGAACAAGGGAATGGTTCGAAACCGCCATCCAGAGCAAGGGTCTTAATCGCCGGTCTGATCGGCAACGTGATGGAGTGGTACGACTTTGCCCTCTATGGCTACTTCGCCACGGTGATTGGCCAACAATTTTTTCCCTCAGCCAACCCAACGGCGTCCCTGATTGGTGCCTTTGGAGCATTTGCTGCTGGATTCATCGTCCGCCCCCTTGGGGGAATTGTCTATGGCCGCATCGGCGATTTGGTGGGACGTCGCCGCGCCCTAACCCTGTCGGTGATCGCCATGGCGATCCCAACGGTAGGGATGGCCTTTTTACCCACCCATGCCCAGATCGGAATTGCAGCGCCGATTGCCGTGGTGCTGCTACGGCTCCTGCAAGGCATTTCAGCCGGGGGGGAATACACAACCTCGATCATTTTCCTGGCCGAATCCGCTCCAGATCGACAACGGGGCTTCTTTTGCATCTGGGGACTCTGGGGTTCAGTGTTGGGGATGCTGATGGGTTCAGCCTTTGGAGATCTCCTCACGAGAACCCTCACACAAACGCAACTGGGGGATTGGGGTTGGCGCGTGGCCTTTGCCCTGGGCTCCGTCGTGGCCCTAACGGGGGTGATTATTCGCCAAGGCGTTGAAGAAGACAACACATCCAACAAAACAAAAACCCCACTCTCCTCAACCCTGGGTGCCCACCGAACGGCATTCTTCAGGGTGTTGGCGCTGAACATTGCCAGCAGCGTTGGCTTCTATGCGGTCTATGTCTATTTAGTGACCTACGTCGAAGACGTGGACGGGATCGCAGACGGCGTGGCTCTCAGCCTGAATACGGATGTGATGGCTGTTTTGCTGCTGCTATACCCGATCACAGCCTGGCTCTCAGACAGGATCGGCAGAAGACCGATGTTGATGGGTGGGGCAGCCCTGCTCTGCATTGGGGCACTTCCATTCCTCCAACTGATTCACAGCCAGGACCCACAATCGATCGTTCGTGGAGAACTGGGATTCACACTGGCGCTTGCCGTGGTGGATGGTGGCAAGGGCCCAGCCAACGTGGAGCTGATGCCCGCGGAGGTGCGATGCACGGGGACAGCCTTGGCCTACAACCTTGCGGAGGGCTGGTTTGGTGGAACCACCCCACTGATTGCGGCTGTACTGATTGCGAGGGCGAGCGGAAATCCCATCTATTTAGCGATCTGGGTGGCACTCAGTGGTCTTTGCACCTTTATGACAGCTGCCTTCTTCACAAGGGAGACAGCCTTCAAACCCTTACTGAAACAGGCTCAGCCCCAACAGTGCTGA
- a CDS encoding secondary thiamine-phosphate synthase enzyme YjbQ — MAFAQSLTQLEIPTKGKGFTRLNERIESWLGSKDIEQGVLHLTCLHTSCSLTINENADPRVLKDLAAWMEAVVPQDGKGPADAQGQRRRYLHDDEGDDDMPAHIRTALTSQTMTLSVQNGRLLLGTWQAVYLWEHRQLGSTRRVACHLIGEKPATSTQASSSQATATRLTTTQTASNQTLLNLRNATRLNQQIQDRIQPEAWAEDGGNATDVDLLIDRLHDISDS, encoded by the coding sequence ATGGCCTTTGCACAGTCCTTGACGCAACTCGAGATCCCAACCAAAGGGAAAGGGTTCACGCGACTGAACGAGCGCATTGAATCCTGGCTCGGAAGCAAGGACATCGAGCAAGGGGTTTTGCACCTCACCTGTCTGCACACCAGCTGCAGCCTCACGATCAACGAAAACGCCGATCCACGCGTGCTCAAGGATTTAGCCGCCTGGATGGAGGCCGTTGTGCCACAGGACGGCAAAGGACCGGCAGACGCTCAAGGCCAACGGCGGCGTTATCTCCATGACGACGAAGGAGACGACGACATGCCTGCTCACATTCGAACGGCCCTCACCAGTCAGACCATGACCCTCAGCGTTCAAAACGGTCGCTTGCTCTTGGGCACCTGGCAAGCGGTGTATCTGTGGGAGCATCGCCAACTTGGAAGCACGCGGCGCGTCGCTTGCCACTTGATCGGAGAGAAACCAGCAACCTCAACACAGGCATCCTCATCACAGGCAACCGCAACACGTTTAACCACAACGCAAACAGCGAGCAACCAAACCCTGCTCAATCTGCGCAACGCCACACGATTGAATCAACAAATTCAAGACAGAATTCAACCCGAAGCCTGGGCTGAAGATGGTGGGAATGCAACCGATGTTGACCTCTTAATTGACAGATTGCATGACATCAGCGACAGCTGA
- the psaK gene encoding photosystem I reaction center subunit PsaK, which produces MAFNLLAVASPATFSWSPKVGLLMVLCNILAIYLGTTIFQAGEGTQLPNPKYFGGLGLEALLATTSLGHVIGFGVILGFGAAGLL; this is translated from the coding sequence ATGGCCTTTAACCTTTTGGCAGTCGCCTCTCCTGCAACCTTCAGTTGGTCTCCAAAGGTGGGTCTCTTAATGGTGTTGTGCAATATCCTTGCTATCTATCTCGGAACAACAATTTTTCAGGCCGGGGAGGGGACTCAACTACCTAATCCTAAATACTTTGGGGGTTTGGGTTTAGAGGCTCTACTGGCTACAACCAGTCTTGGCCATGTCATTGGCTTTGGTGTCATTCTCGGCTTCGGCGCTGCCGGCTTGCTTTAG
- a CDS encoding nucleoside triphosphate pyrophosphatase, with protein sequence MLLLASASPARRRLLEQAQIPHQVRVSGVDEDQIQHPDPAQLVQLLAEAKALAVQRTLSQSAVRNPSITAVLGCDSVLAFEGEVFGKPVDTDEAVERWQRMRGRWAELHTGHCLLPPSLARSSNGAATEQRTCVTTRVLFAYLTDAEVKAYVASGEPLQCAGGFALEGRGGCCVEQLDGCYSNVIGLSLPLLRRWLALS encoded by the coding sequence GTGTTGCTGTTGGCATCCGCGTCTCCAGCCAGACGCCGTCTGTTGGAGCAAGCGCAGATCCCCCATCAGGTGAGGGTGAGCGGCGTGGATGAGGATCAGATTCAGCATCCTGATCCAGCCCAGTTGGTGCAGCTATTGGCAGAGGCCAAGGCATTGGCTGTGCAGCGGACCCTTTCCCAGAGTGCTGTGCGCAATCCCTCGATCACGGCAGTGCTCGGTTGTGATTCGGTGCTTGCGTTTGAGGGCGAGGTGTTTGGTAAGCCTGTGGATACTGATGAGGCCGTCGAGCGCTGGCAACGGATGCGCGGGCGGTGGGCTGAGCTGCACACCGGGCACTGTTTATTGCCCCCATCGCTGGCTCGTTCAAGCAACGGTGCAGCGACTGAGCAGCGCACGTGTGTCACGACCCGTGTGCTGTTTGCCTATCTCACGGATGCGGAAGTGAAGGCGTACGTCGCTTCAGGAGAGCCTTTGCAGTGTGCTGGTGGTTTTGCGCTCGAAGGACGCGGTGGCTGCTGTGTGGAGCAACTCGATGGTTGTTATTCGAATGTGATCGGCCTGAGCTTGCCGCTGCTTCGACGCTGGCTGGCGCTCTCCTAA
- a CDS encoding cobyric acid synthase, which translates to MVLGTSSGAGKTLMTAALCRVLKRRGEQPLPFKGQNMSNNAWVDASGGEMAYSQAMQAWAAKLEPCCAMNPVLLKPKGDSTSEVIHSGQSVGSARAEHYYRDWFRPGWQAIRSGLAELQQQWPHGRLVLEGAGSPVEVNLQKRDLTNLRLAQYLRANCLLVADIERGGVFAQIVGTLALLRPVEQPLVKGILINRFRGRRELFDEGRTWLEDHTGVPVMGVMPWLNDVFPPEDSLDLLERKPTRGATDLEIAVLKLPSLSNFSDLDPLETEPTVKLRWVAPGEDLGQPDAVVIPGSKQTLRDLAAIHNNGLGKALCSYAANGGHIFGICGGMQMLGDELCDPEGLEGGAPASHSSQEGLGLLPLQTVFSADKALQQRSSVAQWPEGGSALKLEGFELHHGRTTGSETCQMLCRDADLGWVNPIGEQGGLVAGTYLHGVFESGPWRRRWLNQLRKRKGLPPLSEQQPHHSRQRDALLDRLADAFEQHINLEPLLAS; encoded by the coding sequence ATGGTGCTTGGCACCTCGAGTGGTGCCGGCAAAACACTGATGACAGCAGCTCTCTGCAGGGTGTTGAAACGACGTGGAGAGCAACCGTTGCCCTTCAAAGGGCAAAACATGAGCAACAACGCCTGGGTGGATGCGTCCGGAGGCGAAATGGCCTATTCCCAAGCGATGCAAGCCTGGGCAGCCAAACTCGAACCCTGCTGTGCCATGAACCCGGTGCTGCTCAAGCCGAAAGGCGACAGCACGAGCGAAGTGATCCACTCCGGCCAAAGCGTCGGCAGCGCCAGAGCGGAGCACTATTACCGCGATTGGTTCCGCCCAGGTTGGCAAGCGATTCGCAGCGGATTAGCCGAGCTGCAACAGCAATGGCCCCATGGACGTTTGGTCCTGGAAGGGGCCGGCAGTCCTGTGGAGGTGAACCTGCAAAAGCGCGACCTCACCAACCTGAGGCTGGCGCAATATCTGCGAGCCAACTGCTTGCTCGTTGCCGACATCGAACGGGGCGGCGTGTTTGCCCAAATCGTTGGCACCCTCGCCTTGCTTCGTCCGGTCGAGCAACCTCTGGTGAAAGGGATCTTGATCAACCGCTTTCGCGGGCGCCGAGAACTCTTTGATGAAGGAAGAACCTGGCTCGAAGACCACACCGGAGTGCCGGTGATGGGCGTCATGCCATGGCTCAACGATGTTTTCCCACCTGAGGATTCCCTCGACTTACTCGAGCGCAAACCAACGCGAGGAGCAACTGACCTCGAGATTGCTGTGCTCAAGCTGCCTTCCCTCAGCAACTTCTCGGACCTCGATCCACTTGAAACCGAGCCCACAGTGAAACTGCGCTGGGTCGCCCCAGGCGAAGACCTTGGCCAACCCGATGCCGTTGTGATCCCAGGCAGCAAACAGACACTTCGCGACCTTGCTGCAATCCACAACAACGGGCTGGGGAAGGCGCTTTGCTCCTACGCCGCAAACGGTGGACACATCTTTGGCATCTGCGGCGGGATGCAGATGCTTGGCGATGAACTTTGCGATCCCGAGGGTCTAGAAGGCGGCGCCCCAGCCAGCCACAGCAGCCAAGAGGGCCTGGGCCTCCTGCCACTTCAAACGGTGTTTTCAGCAGATAAAGCGCTTCAGCAGCGCAGCAGTGTGGCTCAATGGCCCGAAGGAGGCAGCGCTCTCAAGCTCGAGGGATTTGAGCTGCACCATGGCCGCACCACAGGATCTGAAACCTGCCAAATGCTGTGCCGTGATGCCGATCTTGGCTGGGTGAATCCCATCGGAGAGCAGGGAGGTCTTGTGGCAGGCACCTATCTCCATGGGGTGTTTGAAAGTGGCCCTTGGCGGAGACGCTGGCTGAATCAGTTGAGGAAGCGCAAGGGATTGCCCCCGCTCAGTGAACAGCAACCGCATCACAGCCGGCAGCGAGATGCCCTGCTTGATCGTCTCGCGGATGCCTTCGAGCAACACATCAACCTCGAGCCACTGCTAGCCAGCTAA
- a CDS encoding 2Fe-2S iron-sulfur cluster binding domain-containing protein — translation MGNKPSTITIQWPNGSQSVCSKGDDWLSAAQAAGVHIPTGCLGGSCGACEIDVNGQTVRACISTVPASSSGSLRVEFATDPYW, via the coding sequence ATGGGGAACAAGCCGTCGACCATCACAATCCAATGGCCCAATGGAAGCCAAAGCGTTTGTTCCAAAGGTGATGACTGGCTGAGCGCTGCTCAAGCGGCAGGAGTGCACATCCCTACAGGTTGTCTCGGTGGGAGTTGTGGCGCATGCGAAATCGATGTCAATGGTCAAACGGTGCGTGCCTGCATCAGCACGGTGCCAGCTTCAAGCTCCGGATCCCTTCGCGTGGAATTCGCCACAGACCCCTATTGGTAG
- a CDS encoding Nif11-like leader peptide family natural product precursor has translation MALDQLKAFLVKMQDDEALKSTVLSASTADDVAKIAAKLCYEFSGDELLRQSGKKVGRVTVSKQETPGEYN, from the coding sequence ATGGCTCTTGATCAACTCAAAGCTTTTCTCGTCAAGATGCAGGACGACGAGGCGCTTAAATCCACCGTTCTCTCGGCTTCAACAGCGGATGATGTAGCCAAAATTGCTGCCAAATTATGTTATGAGTTCTCTGGAGATGAGTTATTACGCCAATCTGGGAAAAAAGTGGGTCGCGTGACAGTCTCTAAACAAGAAACTCCCGGTGAATACAATTAG
- the gap gene encoding type I glyceraldehyde-3-phosphate dehydrogenase, with protein sequence MTIRIGINGFGRIGRLAFRQAVSMDDVEVVAVNDLIDVDYLAYLLRYDSTHRQFQGDVRVENKNLIVNGKSIRISAERDPKELKWGDIGADYVLESTGFFLTDDKARAHIDAGAKRVVMSAPSKDETPMFVMGVNHKNYQGEEIVSNASCTTNCLAPLAKVVNDNFGIVSGLMTTVHATTATQKPVDSPSLKDWRGGRGAGQSIIPSSTGAAKAVGRVIPELNGKLTGMAFRVPTPDVSVVDLTVNLEKSTSYEEVKAAMKAAAEGELRGILGYTNDQVVSNDLLGDSATSVFDAGAGMALNDRFMKLVAWYDNEWAYSCKCIDLIKHMETAQMR encoded by the coding sequence ATGACCATCCGCATCGGTATTAATGGATTCGGACGCATTGGTCGCCTGGCTTTTCGCCAAGCCGTATCCATGGATGATGTTGAGGTGGTAGCAGTAAACGATTTGATCGACGTTGATTACCTCGCCTACCTACTCCGATACGATTCAACGCACCGACAATTCCAAGGCGACGTAAGAGTAGAAAATAAAAATTTGATCGTTAACGGTAAATCAATCCGTATTTCTGCTGAAAGAGACCCGAAGGAACTTAAGTGGGGGGATATCGGTGCCGATTACGTGCTGGAAAGCACAGGGTTTTTTCTTACGGACGATAAGGCGAGAGCACACATTGATGCTGGGGCAAAACGCGTTGTGATGAGCGCTCCCTCAAAAGATGAAACACCGATGTTTGTGATGGGTGTAAACCACAAAAACTACCAAGGGGAAGAGATCGTATCGAATGCAAGCTGCACAACAAACTGCCTCGCCCCATTAGCCAAAGTTGTCAATGACAATTTTGGAATCGTCAGTGGATTGATGACAACAGTCCACGCAACAACAGCCACACAAAAACCCGTCGACAGTCCATCTCTCAAAGACTGGAGAGGGGGTCGCGGAGCCGGTCAAAGCATTATTCCTAGTTCTACCGGAGCCGCCAAAGCTGTTGGAAGGGTGATTCCTGAGCTGAACGGAAAACTTACAGGGATGGCATTCAGGGTGCCTACACCTGATGTATCAGTGGTTGATCTCACAGTGAATCTGGAAAAATCAACCAGCTATGAAGAAGTAAAAGCTGCCATGAAAGCAGCTGCAGAAGGGGAGTTGAGAGGGATTCTCGGCTACACCAACGACCAGGTGGTTTCCAACGACCTACTCGGAGATAGTGCAACATCCGTCTTTGATGCAGGTGCAGGAATGGCACTCAACGACCGATTCATGAAGCTCGTTGCCTGGTACGACAATGAATGGGCCTATAGCTGCAAGTGTATTGACCTCATTAAACATATGGAAACCGCACAGATGAGATAG
- a CDS encoding L,D-transpeptidase, which produces MRVAQMLMVTTSALLLSGCMQESNKTKVSSQGEGPIEIKLNQGKPQESKGIAQSDGQEMLFEVGYGKNGVGCIGSTFQEGITPLGTFKVNAIMSKDRFEMDEALIKKSGKTKQYLAKNLFNNMNSIDFKGDGETGEYGSGYISLTPVPPTPQPFNFNAYDGIYRWYSFAIHGTNDKTRIGQRVTGGCINMNNKDLNKLIKTINLGDEVLVTSNQPCNL; this is translated from the coding sequence ATGCGCGTAGCACAGATGTTGATGGTCACAACATCAGCTCTCCTGCTTTCAGGATGCATGCAAGAATCAAACAAAACCAAAGTCTCGTCACAAGGTGAGGGACCTATCGAGATCAAACTCAACCAAGGCAAACCACAAGAAAGCAAAGGAATTGCTCAAAGCGATGGCCAAGAGATGCTGTTCGAGGTGGGCTATGGGAAAAATGGCGTTGGATGCATCGGCAGCACATTTCAGGAAGGTATAACCCCGCTAGGAACCTTCAAAGTGAATGCAATTATGAGCAAAGATAGATTCGAAATGGATGAAGCGCTGATCAAAAAATCCGGGAAAACAAAACAATATCTAGCCAAGAATCTATTCAACAATATGAACTCTATAGACTTTAAAGGAGATGGGGAAACTGGTGAGTACGGATCAGGATATATCAGCCTTACCCCAGTACCACCAACACCCCAGCCATTCAACTTTAACGCATACGACGGAATCTACCGGTGGTACAGCTTTGCAATTCATGGAACGAATGATAAAACACGTATCGGGCAACGCGTAACAGGTGGTTGCATCAATATGAACAACAAGGATCTCAATAAACTCATCAAAACCATCAACCTTGGCGATGAAGTCCTTGTAACATCAAATCAACCCTGCAATCTCTAA
- a CDS encoding TVP38/TMEM64 family protein — protein sequence MQKSTTFKLHQRYVQRLRKIIGVSAVVALAIVVLHLAHTHALEPLRAQVEGMGVWAPLGIVALRGVSILLPALPSTAYSLLAGALLGFETGLITIFITDLVFCQIAFLVAKRFGQKPVRALVGEKASKRIESFNQSQIEGNPFFLTGLLMTGLFDFVSYAAGLGGTKWKIFTPALIISVALSDPPIVALGAGVFSGGKLMLGLALLGVFALALVAGLVKKYQRKTT from the coding sequence ATGCAAAAGTCAACAACGTTCAAACTCCATCAGCGTTACGTGCAGCGACTTCGCAAAATCATTGGCGTCAGCGCTGTTGTAGCTCTGGCCATTGTTGTGCTCCATCTCGCCCACACCCACGCCCTCGAACCCCTGCGTGCTCAGGTCGAAGGCATGGGTGTATGGGCACCACTTGGGATTGTGGCGCTCAGGGGAGTCAGCATCCTGCTTCCGGCCTTACCGAGCACAGCGTATTCACTACTTGCTGGCGCACTGCTTGGGTTTGAGACAGGACTGATCACAATCTTCATTACCGATCTAGTTTTTTGCCAAATCGCATTTTTGGTAGCCAAACGCTTTGGACAAAAACCCGTGCGAGCCCTCGTAGGAGAGAAAGCAAGCAAACGCATTGAAAGCTTCAACCAGTCACAAATCGAAGGAAATCCTTTCTTCCTCACAGGACTGTTAATGACAGGTCTGTTTGATTTTGTGAGTTACGCAGCGGGCCTTGGCGGAACCAAGTGGAAGATATTTACTCCAGCACTCATCATCAGCGTGGCATTGAGTGATCCACCCATTGTTGCCCTGGGCGCTGGGGTCTTTAGCGGAGGGAAGTTAATGCTTGGGCTAGCGCTTCTAGGCGTCTTTGCCTTAGCCCTCGTTGCTGGACTTGTCAAAAAGTATCAAAGAAAAACTACATAA
- a CDS encoding Npun_F0494 family protein, which translates to MTSSTTLVSERALKRARQAMRCLPFRRAFYDDLEHEARSSTQLSSQQDWMAISRKPLSCSSTEDDLIWLIQVGVLRREVDGQGLTERVRLTPMGRDLLDHWDGEIPRADALQVMHHWLRRHRPRL; encoded by the coding sequence GTGACCTCATCCACCACCCTGGTATCGGAACGGGCCTTGAAGCGGGCACGTCAGGCCATGCGCTGTCTGCCGTTTCGCCGCGCCTTCTATGACGACCTAGAACACGAAGCCCGAAGCAGCACCCAGCTCAGCAGCCAACAGGATTGGATGGCTATCAGCCGCAAACCTCTCTCTTGCTCGAGCACGGAAGACGATCTGATCTGGCTCATTCAAGTCGGCGTGCTTCGCCGCGAAGTGGATGGCCAAGGACTCACAGAGCGGGTGCGGCTCACGCCGATGGGACGCGACCTCCTCGATCATTGGGATGGTGAGATTCCAAGGGCAGATGCACTACAAGTGATGCATCACTGGCTGCGCAGGCATCGTCCACGGCTATGA
- a CDS encoding EamA family transporter: protein MGVIAGLVAALAWTLASSLWRGLSTSLTALELNGLKNAIACALLLPVLLFLPWADESQALLWLLISGGLGISLGDSFYLAALRRLGTRRTLTLEALAPLLAALGGLVVMGESIQGQAWLGAAMVSLSVLLVARQSPPDSTRDRDRSRSVQWQGIVLALLAVLCGVSGAAVSRSVLISTDLTAWQSAATRLLGGLLLLLPWLRIRTLFPKPRPNHRRWPRVLLATLLGTNVGIVLQQVVLKQLPLGIGITVLSTAPVMALLVAAPEGDHPRAAGVCASLLAVSGIALAVLA, encoded by the coding sequence ATGGGCGTTATCGCGGGGTTGGTCGCAGCGCTGGCTTGGACCTTGGCCAGCAGCCTTTGGCGTGGCCTCTCCACCTCACTGACGGCTCTTGAACTGAACGGGCTGAAAAACGCGATCGCCTGTGCCCTGTTGCTGCCGGTGCTCTTGTTCCTGCCATGGGCAGATGAGAGCCAAGCCCTGCTCTGGCTGTTGATCAGCGGTGGGCTCGGCATCTCCTTAGGAGACAGCTTTTATCTGGCCGCCCTTCGTCGTCTTGGCACACGACGCACCCTCACGCTTGAGGCTCTGGCACCGTTGCTCGCAGCCCTCGGCGGACTCGTCGTGATGGGCGAGAGCATTCAAGGGCAAGCTTGGTTAGGCGCGGCGATGGTGTCGCTATCGGTTTTGCTTGTCGCGCGTCAGAGTCCACCGGACAGCACGCGCGATCGCGATCGCAGTCGGAGCGTGCAATGGCAAGGGATTGTCTTGGCGCTACTCGCCGTGTTGTGTGGAGTGAGCGGAGCAGCCGTCTCCCGCAGCGTTTTGATCAGCACGGATCTCACGGCATGGCAAAGCGCAGCCACTCGCCTGTTGGGAGGGTTGTTGCTCCTGCTGCCATGGCTGCGGATCCGCACCCTGTTCCCGAAGCCCCGCCCAAACCACAGGCGCTGGCCAAGAGTGCTGTTGGCCACCCTGCTCGGCACCAATGTGGGGATTGTGTTGCAGCAGGTGGTGTTGAAGCAATTGCCCCTCGGTATCGGCATCACGGTTTTGAGCACGGCCCCCGTGATGGCTTTATTGGTGGCAGCACCGGAAGGCGACCATCCACGCGCAGCTGGCGTGTGCGCATCACTCCTGGCGGTGAGCGGAATTGCCCTAGCCGTTCTCGCCTAA
- a CDS encoding MlaD family protein — protein MFVLVGFAKAQRWGTRFVDIFIKASDVNGLNHGEDIRIAGIVAGQVGTMHLDDQGEVKVTLKIEENKAHLIGPSSKASLAKEGLIGEPYLVITADPRPREQAQEIRGRTIGYDEPIHFDALLKELASSQQLLNLTLRNTNALTAADGSISTAFDSTRRLAESLQKEVTAAAPVVRESIASVAKDVHAVSQSTEAVEQDTRSFIQENPTFGC, from the coding sequence GTGTTTGTCCTCGTGGGGTTTGCCAAAGCGCAGCGCTGGGGCACCCGGTTTGTTGACATCTTCATCAAAGCCAGCGACGTCAATGGACTGAACCACGGAGAAGACATCCGCATTGCCGGCATCGTGGCGGGTCAAGTGGGAACGATGCATCTCGATGATCAAGGCGAGGTGAAGGTCACGCTCAAGATTGAGGAAAACAAAGCCCATCTGATCGGGCCTTCCAGCAAGGCAAGTCTCGCCAAAGAGGGGTTGATCGGCGAGCCCTATCTCGTGATCACTGCCGATCCCAGACCACGAGAACAAGCCCAGGAGATCAGAGGCCGCACCATCGGCTACGACGAACCGATCCATTTCGATGCCCTGCTCAAAGAGCTGGCCAGCTCTCAACAACTACTGAATCTCACGCTGCGCAATACCAACGCCTTAACAGCAGCAGACGGGAGCATCAGCACAGCCTTTGATTCCACCCGTCGTCTTGCGGAGTCGTTGCAAAAGGAAGTCACAGCCGCGGCCCCCGTGGTGCGGGAATCCATCGCCAGCGTGGCCAAAGATGTTCACGCCGTGAGCCAATCCACCGAGGCTGTGGAGCAAGACACACGATCCTTCATTCAAGAAAACCCAACCTTTGGTTGTTGA
- a CDS encoding MBL fold metallo-hydrolase has protein sequence MSSQATYFGANGWLLEIADLRVLVDPWLSGPLVFPPGAWMLRGELPHPWPVPENLDLLLLTQGLADHCHQPSLKLLPRNLPVVGSAAAANVVNRLGFEQIETLKPGETCTIKELSIEATAGAAVPNVENGYLLDWSDGSLYLEPHGVLDPKLASRPVDTVITPVIDLGLPLAGNFITGASVLPDLIQRFTPRTVLASTTGGDVTFSGLISTLLQGATIKEQPDPRVVIPVPGEPFGLEAHTASPETINTAKP, from the coding sequence ATGAGTTCACAAGCAACCTATTTCGGTGCCAATGGTTGGCTTTTGGAAATCGCTGATCTTCGTGTACTCGTCGACCCCTGGCTCAGTGGCCCCTTGGTGTTCCCGCCTGGAGCCTGGATGCTGCGCGGCGAACTGCCCCACCCCTGGCCTGTTCCGGAGAATCTTGACCTGCTTCTGCTGACCCAAGGACTCGCCGATCATTGCCACCAACCAAGCCTGAAGCTGCTGCCGCGCAACCTGCCTGTGGTGGGCTCTGCAGCTGCCGCAAACGTGGTGAACCGTTTGGGTTTTGAACAGATTGAAACCCTCAAACCGGGTGAAACCTGCACCATCAAGGAGCTCAGCATCGAGGCCACAGCAGGCGCAGCGGTGCCCAATGTGGAAAACGGTTACCTCCTTGATTGGTCCGATGGGTCGTTGTATCTCGAGCCCCACGGCGTGCTCGATCCCAAACTGGCCTCCCGGCCTGTCGATACCGTGATTACCCCGGTGATCGACCTCGGCTTACCACTCGCCGGTAACTTCATTACCGGTGCCAGCGTGCTTCCAGACTTGATTCAACGCTTCACGCCCCGGACGGTGCTGGCCAGTACAACGGGTGGAGACGTGACCTTCAGCGGACTGATCAGCACCCTCCTGCAAGGGGCGACGATCAAAGAGCAGCCTGATCCACGCGTTGTCATCCCAGTGCCTGGCGAGCCTTTCGGGCTAGAAGCCCACACGGCAAGCCCAGAAACAATCAACACCGCTAAACCATAG